A part of Aegilops tauschii subsp. strangulata cultivar AL8/78 chromosome 2, Aet v6.0, whole genome shotgun sequence genomic DNA contains:
- the LOC141041048 gene encoding uncharacterized protein, translated as MELLLVHARIHEDEESKMARFLHGLNNEISDFVEMFPYNTLQDILEQAKRTERKVQQSGHGRISHNRTTTPLQRLQPSASHGGSQFQHTSHPTATRRTAASSASSPAPRNVDKRAPSAAGSTSNPTAVPSSQSRDIECWKCKGHGHISSECRNKRVLFVNEQGEWESESEHEDNGASGDHEDEEGEKSGCDIQANMGDCFVSRHVLSGNAAREEKGQRHNIFHTRGTIKDKVCKIIVDNGSCNNIASSDLVEKLGLKQRRHPSPYKMQWLNDCGRGVEVDEEKVKAIREWMPPQNVSQVRSFLCLAGFYRRFVKDFSTIAPPMNELTKKDVPFKWANAQENAFQELKEKLTSAPLLALPNFGKTFEIECDASDVGIGGVLMQEGMPIAYFSEKLSGSTLNYSVYDKELYALLRSLETWQHYLWPKEFVIHSDHESLKHLRGQQKLNHRHAKWSEFIESFPYIVKYKKGKDNVVADALSRRHILLSQLDTKILGLQSIKELRLMLVVSWDILEQRKLRVC; from the exons ATGGAATTGTTGTTGGTTCATGCTCGTATTCATGAAGATGAGGAGTCAAAGATGGCAAGATTTTTGCATGGTCTCAACAATGAAATTTCTGATTTTGTGGAGATGTTTCCCTATAACACTCTACAAGATATTTTGGAGCAAGCAAAGCGCACGGAGAGGAAGGTGCAGCAGAGTGGTCATGGACGGATATCTCATAACCGCACCACCACACCATTACAAAGGTTGCAGCCAAGTGCCTCTCATGGTGGTTCTCAGTTTCAGCATACTTCACACCCTACTGCCACCCGGCGTACAGCGGCTTCATCGGCATCATCACCAGCCCCTAGGAATGTGGACAAGCGTGCTCCTTCTGCTGCTGGAAGTACCTCTAACCCCACGGCTGTACCATCATCTCAAAGCCGAGATATTGAGTGTTGGAAGTGCAAAGGGCATGGTCACATTTCTTCTGAATGTCGAAACAAGAGAGTTCTCTTTGTGAATGAACAAGGTGAATGGGAATCTGAGAGTGAGCATGAAGATAATGGAGCATCGGGTGATCATGAGGATGAAGAGGGCGAGAAGAGTGGTTGTGATATTCAGGCCAACATGGGAGATTGCTTTGTTTCTCGTCATGTGCTTAGTGGTAATGCAGCTAGAGAAGAGAAAGGGCAGcgacataatatttttcacaccCGTGGCACCATCAAGGACAAGGTTTGCAAAATTATTGTTGACAATGGCAGTTGCAACAACATTGCAAGTTCAGATTTGGTAGAGAAGTTGGGACTGAAACAAAGAAGGCACCCAAGTCCATATAAGATGCAATGGCTCAATGATTGTG GTCGAGGTGTGGAGGTAGATGAGGAGAAGGTCAAGGCCATCCGTGAGTGGATGCCTCCACAAAATGTAAGCCAAGTACGAAGCTTTCTTTGCCTTGCTGGTTTCTACCGTCGGTTTGTGAAGGACTTCAGCACCATTGCTCCCCCAATGAATGAGCTAACCAAGAAAGATGTTCCCTTCAAGTGGGCAAATGCACAAGAGAATGCCTTCCAAGAGCTGAAAGAAAAATTGACATCTGCACCATTGCTTGCACTACCCAACTTTGGTAAGACTTTTGAAATTGAATGTGATGCAAGTGATGTTGGTATTGGAGGCGTACTAATGCAAGAAGGCATGCCTATTGCATATTTTAGTGAGAAGCTAAGTGGTTCAACTCTAAATTATTCAGTTTATGACAAAGAATTATATGCACTTCTGAGATCTTtggaaacatggcaacattatttgtgGCCTAAAGAATTTGTGATACATTCCGACCATGAATCTTTAAAGCACCTTAGGGGTCAACAAAAACTGAACCATAGACATGCAAAATGGAGTGAATTCATAGAATCTTTTCCCTATATTGTCAAGTACAAGAAAGGAAAAGATAATGTTGTTGCTGATGCTTTGTCTAGACGCCATATTTTACTCTCACAACTTGATACTAAAATTCTTGGGCTGCAAAGCATCAAAGAATT gagGCTCATGCTGGTGGTCTCATGGGACATTTTGGAGCAAAGAAAACTGAGAGTGTGCTGA